ggaccgggaggcatggaggaaccaggggcaaagacaccgcctactgccattgcgagcacaagccactgtcctccaccgccggcgaagactaaaggcgaccaagggcagctcacatactcacttgagttcgaaaggtatggtagcggcgagcataatttgctaataacttttctttgccataatatggtactaacatttctatcccaggccgatatcacctttccatctatttcctgaatcagatgactgccccggccattacgagcatgggaagttcatgataaccaaggcccagctcatcgacgaggaaaggtgggagacaaggaggtttcatctcaggtacatggaagcggcaaaagctggcctgcatggttttctattcaaggttgtggcggagtatttccacttgcccggcaacgatgtagaactccccgtggacttccacgacatgtatagactactacaggaacaagaccttgacatcgcccaagtcaccttgttctttatgtaagtgatgaattgcgagtttcacatatcacctgcctttgaatcggtcaagactacttatatatgccacgatggcttgtccttgcaggttgatggcctatatatccaaggaactaaaacttgatgttatttatctatctccaatgcatattgctcaaagaatcatcattggttaccaccttagatgacaatcatccaaccatgaaagacttgaccaagcgacagagagaggcgcacaggaagaaactgatggacaatgagaagttgaacatttcaaggtacatactaggagcaatgaagaagatcaggggaaatgggtgtatcctagctgcctaccactttgggtaagtcgaagacatgcctgtagagataagtgggtagctagctagtattattatttctcgtcgcaacctgtattttgtttcaatggcgcagctaaggcctcgagggtcactgggttgcatttatcatctaccctcaggatggcagggcctgcgtatttgattcgttgacagtgccaaacttaaaagggtacaaggcctttgaagattgcctcagagtgtaagtgactaaactatcttctcatatgcgttctaatgccctgcctaatactagtacatttcgtatagtgcttataaggagtacgtgaaggatcctgaatgctatgatcgaagaacagagaattttaaggctaagcataagaaccgcatcaaaatcagacgcaactttccggtaagtatttgaaaggtttaattgtgctttcggTTCATATGCGTTGTAATGCCTGTgttgtaatgcttgtgtatcgatcatgcagtgtgccaaacaaccggtaggatcacaaacctgtggcttctacgcctataagttcctgagggtgtgcaagcagtacagcagcagttggagggtgctcaagaatggattgaactggtcgagagacgtgcagagcacccaacactccttcaagcagataaagacggacatatgtaagtttgtcttagacaaatgcgtgcttgaagggggcacgttcttcaatgagaacagcccgctagcgattttaccggagtacgagaggctgagaaaatggcccacgatgatgcgtccgcaggattacaccttagcgcatgtataccgactttaatatgtaaatgtaatgaattaacgatgacaagaataactaagtgaatgtatatatatgtatattatctcatgtgtaatgcctgcatactttttaagtttaatctgtgaaatctggatgtgatttgaatttgaatttatatgcctgctgtatttttttaattcaggaaataatttaccgaggcgagcaaataataaagcccgccacggctaatgaacataaccgcggcgggccacaaaaggtgtccgccgcggtaaaataatttaccacggcgggtggtgtaacgtgcccgccgtggtaaaagtatatttaccgcagcgggcacgttacaccgcccgccgcggtaaatcggttaaccgcggcgggcaaagccgcccgctgcggttaagccacgatttaccgtggcctctaggccgcggcggacggctttgcccgccgcgggaaaccgaaaacgcccgcatccagtaaagtttgtgtagtagtgaacaaATCTCATAGCATAGTAGAGAGGGTCTATGGTACCACCATAAGTTGATAGATCATCGACGATAGCAATGAATTGGTATATGTACTCTTGAACAGAATTAGTTTGACGGATTTGGAAGAGTTGTCTAAGCAAAAGCTCATGCTCATCCTGGCCAAAACGAAAGGATCAATCAAGTAAAAGTAGGCCAAGTAGCGGACTAGAGCTAGGATTCAACAGAAGGGTACCAACGCTTAGCAGCGTGTGTGAAATGCATTTTAGTGACCCTAACCCACATGTGAGGTTCAGTACCATATAGATCAAAGTAATCCTTGCATTGACTAAGCCAGTATTTAGGTTGGGATCCGTCAAACTTAGGAAAATCAAATTTAGGAAGTTTGGGTGGCTGGAACCCATTATGCCCCaccccgatggtaccactacgaATTCTAGGATCATCAATAGCCTGGAAAACAGATCTTGGAGAGGGAGGAGTGGGGAATGGTGGCATACCCTTGACTGGGGAATGAATCAGGGTAGAAACTACCCCAAATCCACTCTCCCGGTGGTGATTGTCGACGTAGTGCCCATTGGGCAGATTTGCTGGAGCGTTGACGAATGGACGCTCGACAGCTGACGGAACGGCAGCGAAGATGCCCGGCGTGGTAGCCGGTTGCTCCAGGATCGCCCGCTCCCAGTTGCGAGAGATCTTCAACACCTCCAACTTGGACTTCGAGATGTCGAGCTTCATGTCGTCAACGAGGCCTTCAATCGACGGCCGCCACTCATCAAGCGACGCGGTGACCTTCTCCAGAGCCGCCATGCGCCCCTCCTGCGCCTGCTCGAAGTCCCGGATCTGGCGAGAGAGGCACGCTTCCTGATCCGCAAAACGCGAATCCCACTTCTGGTCATGCTCGTTGAATCGGCAGTTGATCTCTTCGAGGATGATTTTGGTCTCCGGGTTCATGATTCCCAGTCGGTGCTGTCGTCGGGTGAAGTGGTCGTGGGCTAAAGGTTGGGAACGATCCAGATCTGCCGCAACCACAAGTCGATTCAAGCGGAGAAGGGAATTACGGCGACCAAATCCCTAGCAGCAGCTCACTGCTAGGAACGAGATCGAGCCAACCGGATCACTTGCTCAAATCAACCGATGGAGTAAAAGCGGATCGATGTGGAAACCCAAAATCggtgtctctgataccaattgtcagCAGTAGGTAGGAAATAGAAGCAAATTGGGTCAAGGATCATATGAACAGCACAGCAATCAGGCGAGAAGGAAAGGCAGGAAGGAGAAGTGCTTAAGAGTTTAGAGTCTGGTTACAAGATTCTTCATAATCCTCCCTTCCCTCTGGTAGCGTCTATTTACAAGGCTTTCGCCCGACGGTGCTCACAGGCACATTCACAACCATTCAGCGCCAGCTAGACACACATTGGGCCGGCGAGCGCTAGATGGGCCGCTAACAACGCAGCTCTCCCGGCGCTGCTCCCGACCCTGGAAGATGCTCCCGCTGCTTCCGACGCCGTGCGTCGCCGCCATCCTACCGAAGCCGCTCGCCACGCCCAGCCGCGCCGACTCCGACGAGAGGTGGGGCGCGCACAAGACCAAGTCAGCTACCTCTGCTTCATCAAGCCCTCGTTCCACTTCCGCCGACAGCGTCAGGAGCTGCGCCGGACGCGGATCCTCCTCCCGCAAGATCGCGACGTCTCCGCTGGCCAATCCCGGCCGGGCTGACTCCGCTGAGCGATGGGACGCGCACAAGAAGATTGCGAGCCCAGCTTCGTCGTCGACGTCGTCTGGCACGTCTTCCCTCGTAAGCACCAGCAAGTGGCCGATCAGCCGCGCGAAGTCCGCCGAGCGCTGGGGCGTGCACAAGAAGCGCTGCCCGCCGCAGGCCGACCTGCTCGATGATGGCGAGAGCAGCAGTACTGGCAGCAACGACATCGACATGGAAGAGGAGATACTATGGAAGCCGCGGGCGATGTACACCGGACCGGGCTTCGTCGTTGCAGCGCCGGAACCTAGCATGATTCCCATGCCAACGGCGTTCTTGGTTCCTGTTGCATAGCGCTGCACTGCACGAACTCATCGATCGTTTCAGGAGTCAGGACTCAGACCGCTGGTTTCTTCAGCTACCTAAGCAAGGGGTGATCATGTGGTGGTGCTACTTCGACTAATGATGCTTATGGTGTTAGTAATTTGAATGCTTTGTGTGTTTTTGTAGGTCTTGCCTTCTTCAAGTTCAAACTGTAAATGGATGCATCCATCTGCAAGTGTCATCTTGCATTCTTGATTGATTATGTTTCAATTTCAGCACTCCACTCGTGTGTCGTGTTCAAAATGAATTACTCGCGTCTTTGCCTGCTCAAAGAGGGACATTGGCACAACCGCACAAGTATTGAACTACTGAAGTACAGCTAGTGGAGAAGAACGGATGGAAGCATTACAAGCAACTAGTGGAGAAGGCTTTATTTCAGCACTCTACGGCTTTATTTCTGGGATATACATGAAAACAACCtaacaataatatttttttcatagTCCTACTTTCACACAATTGTATATgaccatactattatgttgagaaggCTTCACAAGCAAAATACACAAGATCAGTTCCCAACACAATAGCATCTCATTTCACACAAAATGACAGAAGCAAAAGACATatgtataaaataaaataaaatatgaagTCCAAAAATAAAATAAGACAGGGTAGGAACAGTGTACTTATATTAATGCaaatcaaataaaataaaatatgaagTCCAAATAATAGAATGGTTCGGCAACAAGCCTAAAAAATATCAAGCACCTGCCCAGCCATATATATTCACATGAGGACTAATAAAATGGTTTGAATATAACCACCGATAGTTACCCGTTCAAGACGTCTTTATAAACAATATTTTTGTTGGTCTTACCTGTATGATCCAAATCATTTCTTGGTTTAGCCAAAATTCTTGTTGATCTTGATACCCCTCTTGATAAAGCAACACAAAGCTGTCCATGCGAGAACACAGCTGGAAGGTTGATCCCAACATTAGGTATGGTTTGTCCCTGAGATTTATTTATGGTTATATATGGCAAAACTTAGCCATATTGGGAATTATTTTCTCTCGAATTTGAAAGGAAGTGAAATATCGTCTGAGGGAGACAATGGGGTCCTTGGTATGAAAACCCTTTTTCGCACATGCTGCCTGCCAACGATCTTGGTATCAATTGCATTGTCTTGCAATGCTCTCACCATAAGCCTTGTTCCACTGCAGAATCCGTTGTTAGGATCAAGATTGCGGAGAAGAATCACAAGACAGTTGACCTTTAGCTTCAGCCCGAATTCAAAACAGTCAATACGGTAGCGATTCTGAGAATCATCATCAACAGTGTCGAAGCTGTGGTAAACCTTTTTCTCACCGGGAAACCTATCAATCATCATTGCATTCAGCCTATCAACATAGTCATTTTTGGTCGATAGAATGGCATGGGAGCTCGTATACGCCGCTGATGTTGCATTTTCTTCAACTGATGGAAAAACATCTTGAATGAGTTGTTGGACTGCCTCCTCCATGTCAGTGTAACTAATGACAATGTCATCAGGGAGTTGAACATAATCATCTCCAATGGTTTCCTCGGTCCCATTTCCAATCCGTAGCAGGTACTCTGAAAACCAAGGGTCATACTGCGCCCTCATGTTTCATGACATTCGTATCTAATGGTCTGGGCTTATAAAGCCACGGAACGAGGTTTTACATGGGCTAGGCTGCACGCTGGTACCACCATATATAAACAAGTGTGAAATGGCGCTTGTAGCCTAGTGGTTACAAGAGTCTTAGGAGCACAACTCAGCTTGTAGGTTTGACTCTCCGTGAGAACGAATATTTAAGGTATTTAACGGCGTTGCGATTTCAGTGGCGGGAGATGTTCCTGTCAACAGCGAGACGTATGTGGCGACTTCTTCAATCTAACCTCGAGGATTTGCTGGTCCAGTATTCGAAGAAGATCATAAGGGTATAATTTGCATGCCTACGTAAGGCTAAGTGTGCGTGGCGTTGTGAACGTCTAAGTTAtattgtgtaattctaaaaaaccACATAAACAAGTCCATAAGTTATACAAAACGTAAACCCATAAGAccaaatattttattttttaaaaaataagagCAAATATTTCTAGCAAATTGTCACACGAAAAAGACCTTTTTTTCTCTTGAACTATCACCGTGGTCTGATTTTCTTCATGAACTCTTAAACTGCACATCTTATCTCCCTCACCTCTCACAACCTGTTAAATTACCTAAATGCCTCACTTAAAAATCGTTTTCAACTCATCCTTCTTTAGttaaaaaaatctagaaaatacCTAGTTAGGTTTTATAACTGCAGAAAAGGTATCTAGGATTCTAAAAATTTCAAGAAGAATCACAGATATATataaatccaaataaaatatatCACAAAAATATCTTAAAAATTATATTTACCTCTGGAAAAATGACACCTATCTAGAAAATCTAGAAAATTCCCAAAAATTCTAATTGATGTCTTAATGTGTTTTAAAAACATTCCataaaaaatatgagatgcaacctACATGAATGCAACTTACATTTGACGTTGAACGCACTCATGTTGATCTCGTGTTTTTGTTTTGGAAAATTTTCAAAATGCATTTGAACATTGATTAGAACATTTTGGGAACTTTTTAGATTTTTCTAGAGCAAAATATGATGGTTGGAAGCTTCTAGAGATATTCActctaaatattttttttggttttgtcgTGTTCTAATATATCTATAAGGATTTTCTCAAAATTTAGAAGCtcggagattttttttttaatttgtacaTCTTAGCTCGGATATaagattttaattttttttaactgAAAAGGATGGAACTGCCTTTAAAGTGACACCTAAACGGTAGAAAACTTAAACAATTTAGAGTTGATGGGGTAACATATTCGATATTAGAGTTTGAGTAGAAAGATTAGATCATAACGATAGTTGAAGAAGGTAAAAGGAGCCAAAGGGCTTCTAGCCTAGTGGTTGGAGCACCTAAGTAGCATCCAGCAggcctgggttcgactccctgtGGGAGCGAATTAAACAACTCTAGtagaataaaaaaatataaaaaataggtTGGGGATTCACCATGATGCTCTACCGTCTGCCACCTCAACTGCCGCCTAGGTCGCCGATGTCCTCACCATCCACATCCTACTACCGCGCCCACATAGCCTCTATCCATCCAAAACGTTTGTGGTCGGTCAGCCCCACCTCCCCCTCGATGCCACCTCTCTCACAGCTCGTCAAACCGTCTTCACCACCAATCCGGGCAGCGCCACGATATGCCCCCTTCCCCTTCTAAGACCACTGGGCGTGGAGATCCTCTTAATCCTTAACCCAAACATGGGTGGAAGAAGAAGGCATGGCCGAAAGTTTGGTCCAATCGTGCGTTGACACATGTCGTTATGCACCTCTTGCAGTCGCTATGCACTTGGAAAAAAAATTCTATGCACTTGTGATGCATAGCCAGGCTCTGTTGTCTTCGATTCATCCTCATCAATGTTTCCTCATCCTTGCATGCAACACGCGGGCCTTGGCGTATCTTCCAGCCCAGTGTTTTCACGGCACGTACCACAGCCCATCAGCACATCGATGGACGGCACCTGAGTGGTGCTGCACGCAGGGGTGTTGTGCATCACGAGTGCATAGAATATTTTCCACGCAGGTGCTAAGATTTTGCCATGTCAAGCATGGAGCCATGAAGGCAGTGTTGGTGATGTGGATGGACAAGCGAGTTGGCCTCCTGCACACAGTGCACGGGAACAAAGGTCCACCGCCGCTCGGGGCCACGTGTCTACAAGCTGATGCCACTGTTGTCGCGGACGGAGCGCGGCGTCCAACACTTCGTTTTTTCCCGTGAGCCTTGCTTGATTGTCGAACCGGCCGCTGCCGCCATCTCCTGTGCCCACGCGGCAGCACCGAAACCGAGTCAAACAGAGATGGCGTCGCGCCCACGCGGCAGGCACGTAGGTGATGGATCGAATTCCTATGACTCCGATCGGACTCACCTGATGATACCACCGACTCGCGTCCGGCGTCTCTGGGGCCTAGCCTATATATATCTCCTGCTACTACCGGCGATCATCTCATCATCGCCTCACCGCTCCATCTCCTCTGCTCACCTGAGGCGCTTCGTCTCGTGTGCATCTCCGTACGTCGTCTGCGATCCATGGCGATCCCCGTTGCCCGCGTGCACCTCAAGGTGGCACACGCAGCTCTCCCGGCGCTGCTCCCGTCCCCGCCCAAGTGGAAGATGCTCCCGCTGCTGCCGACGCCGCCACCGTGCGTCGCCGCCGTCCTCCCAAAGCCGCTCGCCAAGCCTGGCCGCTCCGACTCTGACGAGAGGTGGGACGCGCGCAAGACCAAGTCAGCTACCTCACCGTCATCAAGCCCTCGTTCCACTTCCGCCGACAGTGTCAGGAGCTGCGCCGGACGAAGATCCTCCCGCAAGAGCGCGACATCGCCGCCGCTCAAGCCCAGCCGTGCCGACTCCGCTGTGCGATGGGACACGCACAAGAAGGCAGCGAGCCCAGCTTCGTCGTCGACGTCGTCAGGCACGTCTCCCATCAGCCGCGCGTCGTTCATCGAGCGCTGGGACTTGCACAAGAAGCGCTGCCAGCCGCAGGCCGAGCTACTCGACGACGGCGAGAGCAGCAGTACTGGCAGCAACGACATCgacacggaggaggaggagatactATGGAAGCCGCGGGCCATGTACGCAGGACCGGGCTTCGCTGCCGCAGCGCCGGAACCCACCATGCTTCCCATGCCGACATCGTTCTTGGTTCCCGTTGCGTAGCGCTGCGCTGCACGAACTCCATCGATCGGATCAGGACTCAGGCCGCTGGTTTCTTCAGCTACGTACCGAAGCAAGTGTGATCATGCGACTTGTGATGCTGTTTTAGATAATGGAGAAGTACTTACTCAGCTAGCTTAAGGTGCTAGAATCTGAATGTTTTCTATGTTTTCGTAGGTCTAGCTAGACTATTACTTCATCTGAATTTGGTGCCTTTTGCAAGCCCAAACTGTAATGGATGCATCCATCTGCG
This sequence is a window from Miscanthus floridulus cultivar M001 chromosome 10, ASM1932011v1, whole genome shotgun sequence. Protein-coding genes within it:
- the LOC136488080 gene encoding uncharacterized protein, translating into MRAQYDPWFSEYLLRIGNGTEETIGDDYVQLPDDIVISYTDMEEAVQQLIQDVFPSVEENATSAAYTSSHAILSTKNDYVDRLNAMMIDRFPGEKKVYHSFDTVDDDSQNRYRIDCFEFGLKLKVNCLVILLRNLDPNNGFCSGTRLMVRALQDNAIDTKIVGRQHGQTIPNVGINLPAVFSHGQLCVALSRGVSRSTRILAKPRNDLDHTGA